Below is a window of Leishmania panamensis strain MHOM/PA/94/PSC-1 chromosome 30 sequence DNA.
TTGATTACCTCCCGCAACTCCTGGTTGGCCTTGGCCCAGCTTCCGCCGCCAGATGCACCTTCGTAGGCAGGCACTCCACTGGCCGGGGTCTCATCAATCGTTTTCAGCTTATCCGGTGGCACGCACTGGCGTAGCTGCTTGTTCTCGTTGCGCAGCATGCCGTTCTCTTCGGTCAGTATCTTGACCTGGTCGTTGAGGGAGTTTATGCGGTCGTCAAAGACGCcacgctcctcctccagtgcGTCCTCAAGAGTCTTGTCATTTTTGTTGTCCAGATCAGCCATAAGCTGCAGGTACAGCGCCTTGTAGTCCAGAACCTCGTGTCTCTTCGCATCTTGCTTGATTTGGCTGGCGCGCTGCCCAAATAAGATGGCGCTGAAGGTCTCTTCTGTATTTTCGTCGGAAGGGCTGACGTTGACGACGATGGAGGTGTTGCCATTACCCATGAGCGAGTATTGGAGGATGCGGGTCAGCTTCGACTCACGGAAGGGTGCGTGCTGGGCATTGGCGGTCAGAGCAGCCACCACCTTACCAAGGGTTAGGAGGCTGCGGTTAATGTGCGTGGCTTCGTCAAGTGTCTTACCCTCCGCATGTGTCTTGCTCACACGTTCGCTACCGGCAAGATCGCACAGTACCAGGCGTCCATCCAATGCAACGGTTGCGCCCCCCGAATCACCGCCGACGGTCACCGCGGTGACTTTCGTGCACCGGCTGATGTTGAGCGTGAAGACAGTATGGGAACGAGAGCTCGTGTTGTTCATGGCCGTGCTTGCCATCTCCTTCCGCGACAGGCCCGTCTTGAAGAAGTTCATGGTGCCGTTGTAGTCCTTTACCTCCCGCTCAATTCCCTTCCCAGAGCCATCGGACACCAACACGACATCGCCACAGCCCTCCGTGCCGAGCTGGATGCGTACCTTACCCTTCTTTTCATCCAGCAAGTCGGTCAGGATTTCGTTGTAGAGCTGCACGTAGCTGACGCTGCACGAGTAGTCATGCTCCGTGTCGTTGGCGATCTTGGTCCAGATATCCCGCAtggactgctgcagcacaccctCGTTTTTCGGGTCGTCATTGCTTATCGTAAAGGTCTTGCCAGAGCCGGTCTGGCCGTACACGAAGAGAACGCCGTGCTGACCATCGAAGGCGGCATCGACGGCGTTCTTGGCAAAGGCCTCGTACACCTCCTTCTGCGTCGAGTTCGGCTGGAAGACTCGGTTGAACATGAACTTCTTTTCCCCCGCCTTCGTGGTCGTCTTGCGGTTCACTGTGATGGCGCGATTGTCGTTAGGGTCATAGGTGATGTTATTGCAGGTGTGCGACTTCTCATGCGGGACAAGCGGACGCACACGGCAGAACACCGAAATAGTCTTCGGCGCCGACTTGCTGCTTGCCTGTGGGCGAGACATGGCGAGGAAGTGAGACGACGAGCAAGAAGGGAGaacgggggggagggcacaggcacacgtaTGATAAGACGGGTAGAAGCTGGGCAAAGAACGAAAGAGATAGCAATGATAGAAGAcctgaaaagagaggaggacaaggcgGTGGTACTAAGGGGATTGCTCAGTAAAGCGTTGGCAGTAGGGGCGTGGTCGTGCGCACGTTGAGAGTGAGAATAATGATGAAGAGAGTGATTTATACGTGGGTTGTGTCTGTAAGTCCGTATGCCTGCTGATGGTCAGTAGCCAACTAGGAGGATCCAGCGTTGGTGCAGTGCGCGCCAATAGCTGTGCGGCACGGTAGGGTGGGAGAAAGAGTGAGCGGGAAGAGAGTGCGATGAGTAGTCACTCAAGAGGACAAAGCGAGAGACGAAAGGAAGGACGACAAGAGGTAGCGAGGCCAAGCGATGAAGCCTACAGAAAGCAAAGACTTGCTACTCGGCATGAGTATCATGACGTGGGGTATGAGCATGGGCATGTGTACGACTGAGTGGGGCACATAGGAAGTGATAGAAATAAGTGTGAGCAGCCCATGCAGCCGCCACGTACACCGAACAGAGGCACGTAACGGGAGTGGACTAAGGAGGAGATCCACACATGTGAATGTCGTTGGGGGTAAGACAgtcaccatcaccgcagcAGTCCCAGTACCACGTGGGTaccagcacgcacgcactgaCTCGCACTgactcgcacacgcactgactcgcacgcacgcatgaTCCACCTCCGCCAAGCATGTGCAACAAAGCGCTGGTATGGATGCCCCATCTCGAGACTCTTGCTTCCTCGCTAGGCGAATGCCGCTACTGTCGCTAACACAAGAGCtcgacagcgatgacgaggcacaagcaggcacacacacacacaccaactcGTATGGGAAGGCTGCCGAGCCCTCCCTCTTGGGAATGGCTTCCTAATCCTCATTCCCTCCTTGCCCCCTCTCCTGTCCCGCTATGCAACGcgtccacccccccccccagcacATGTGTGAAACAaccgagaaaagagaggatgAGGACATGAGGTTCAGCAAGGGAGCGCGCAGCGGTGGGTGACAGAGAGGCAATGAGTGAAGCGAATGAGGAAAACAAGAACGTCAGAGATCTCAAGCAGAGACAAGAAAGTAAGATAATACCAACGGGAACATGGAGCAAGTGCGAGCAATGGGTACGTGTCCGCGTTGGTGGGTATCATTagcgaggggaaaaaaagtgTACGTGCACGCATGCCTTGTGCTGCGGTAGACGCGATAAACAACATTCTGGAAGGCTGGGGAATGAAAGCGTTCGAGAGCAAGAGCGAggatggagggagagagcggggggagaAGATACTTCGCCCCCTTGGCCTCCGTCTCCTTTACCTTCTGTTCGGTACTCGATACACGCTCTCCCACCCGCCACGATCCGTcatctttccctccctccgtcttcctctctgacGCGCACGCCGTCTAATCCACCTTCACACTCGCAAACATGATGCGGACAAATACCAGGGATGCGAGGAAGCCAACGGCGCCAAACATAAGCGACACGGATACACAAACCAGCCCCATATACCCAAAGAACAGCACCATCCCGAGGAAGCCCTTTACGATGGAGATGAACCAGTAGTACACGACGCAGTACAGCATCATCCACGCTCCGTATGACGCCGACGCAAAGAaggagcgccaccaccagtgGTAGTTCAGGAGGCTCAGCTGGTAGTAGGTTAAGAAGATGGACACTTGTGCCACGATGACCAGTATCAGCAGAAAGGCGACAATGAGGAAGGAGAACATGCGGTACACAGTGCCGAGCCAGACACTGCTGAAGATGGACTGCAACTCGACGTAGGACGCCGCCAACGGCACAATGCCGAAAGCCATGTAGGAGAGCACACCCTTCAAGTACCAGGGCTGCGGCGGGATCGTGCGGGGAATTGCATTGATCTTCACCGGGATCGCGATGTTGGTGCTGAAGCCggccacagcgccgccgaagcagagaggcaccgagacacacagccacagcgccagcaggtagaggagagaggcgaaaggCAGCGTGCTCGCCGCGTGGGAGCCGAGGTGTATGAAGTTGAGCGCCAAGTACGCCGTAAAGAGGAACCCCGGCAGCGCGATAGACGTGAGTGAGATGGCCTGCCACGAGCGTCGCCTAAAGAACTTAAGGAGggtcgccgtcaccacccCATTGACGCTGGAAAAGAACACAAAGAACGTCACGAGCAGCGATAGCAGCATACCGCGAGAGCTGTGCGAGACCATGCCAACCACGGCgaaaaacagagaggcgACCGTCATGCACATGACCTGCATGCCGGTGCCGACGAGTACGGAGAGAAGGACAGCCCTGCGCGGCGGCCGGAACACATCCCCGTGGACAAGCTTCCATCCGATGTCCTCACGATCACCCAGCAAGTCTTCCTCGTTGTAGGATAAGATGTCGCGCCGCACAGACCGCACGAGGATGTACCACAGGAACAtcgactgcagcagcaccaacaagAAGACGCTCAAGATGGAGTACCAGTGCACCCTCGACTCGTGTGAATCGTGGTCGACGTAGTTGTCCCAGCGCGTCTTCCACGGCGTCGTCGACAGCGTCCACGTGACGGAGTAGCTGAAGCGGATACCCTCCATCGACGTGATCTGCGGGTTGGGCACGGCGGGAAAGGCGCAGGTGTCGTCCTTACCGAGCTCGCCGCTGTGAGACACACTGCGGGGCTCCACCTCGAACTTCACAATGCGCACCGTCGGTGGCTCCGTCGAGGCGATGAGGTAATAGGAGACGATGAAGTGAACGTGATTGTACACCTCGACACTCCCCTTTGGTCCGCCCCTGGAGAAGTTGCCAAGCGGAAAGCCCATGCGGATGCGATGGCGATTGCTATCCACCGGCGTTGCCTCCAGCGCTGGAAGCCCATCCAGTACCAGGTGCGCCCGGTAGCGGCTCAAGATGCGCTTCTCATATCGTTCCCTCTCGAGCGGGTTCAAACTTGCAGAGCAGATAAGAGCGCATTTCCTGTCGCTCAGCACTTTTAGCTGAATCCCCGAGTCCTCCAGGGTGTCACCCATCAGCACCTGACCAATACTGCGATGCAATGGCGGttgtgtgtctttgctcAGTGGCGCTGAGCACGGAAACACGTTGCGCCAGCGAAGCGGCACGATCTTTGAGCGCGAGGTGACGGTGCTCGCCAGGACGTGGATGGTATCCCCCTGCGAGTACTCTAAGCCGAGGTCATGCACAACGGAAAGGCTGAAGCCGTAGGCGATGGACGATGCCCAGCAAAGTAGAACGGCCACCACGCACAGCACTGCCCGCGACGTGGCCGCCACGGATGAGAACGCAGTGTGCACTTGACGACGTCTCATGAcgctcccctttccttcggACTCACTATGTGCGCTCGCGTTCGCCACAGTAGTGGTGCGACGGTGGTGGGAGAAAAGCGGCGAGACCAAACGTGAGATCAATATAAAAAGGAGGCAACAACGAAGTACTCTtgtgtggagaggaggagtgtgCAGGCGGTGGAACGGTCCGGAGTGGCGTTGAGGGCGACGCGATGAGTGTGTTTGGACGCGGTGCGGGCAACACGCCGAATTCAGGAGCggggaaacagagaaagaagcggAATTTGAGAAGAGCGTGGGCATGAAGTAAGAAAGGTGCATAcagaaagcgagaggggaagaaTGACGGTGAgtacctcccctccctcctcatcgctcCATGGCGGCTCGCAGGAGGTTCGACATCGGCGAACCGAGCGAGAGGAGATGGAGTCGCTGGTGGGGAAACCTCCAGTACGTTTGCAAGCGCCCATGTAAggattgctgctgctgatgtgctgGAGTACATGGGTGTGGGCACGTGCGtattctctcctccttcgactgcgtctttcgctttctcttgctcttgGCTCAGATCTCACCATCCCTGTGCCTGTCCACCGGCCTCGTAaaggacacgcacacacacacgcacacactggTGGCGGCATAATCGTGTATGAGCTCGAAAAAGAAAGGTGGATAACACACAAatgggtggggagaggagccgagtgagggggggagtgcgcGGGGTCGGAAGAGGGATTGCGAGAACAACATCACCAAGCgaaagcggcagcaggagagagTAGTGATGACCACCACTACGACCACCCCCGAAAGAGCAAAGCACCGTTTCACGAGCGACAACGgcagcacatacacacacatacacacgcgcgcgcgcaaaGGTGTACACGCGAAGAACAGAAGGGGGAGCTACGCGGGCAGTGCTCATCTTTGTTGGGTGTTCCGGCGTTATatgaaaggaaaagaaaagcgaatGTTGCTGAAAACGACAGCGGAGTGGCCACCTCATAACGCGGGCACAGTAAGAGCGACACCGCTGAGAgcaagaaggaagagagagacccgCAGTGATGcatgaagagaggggagcaaaacgacagagaggggtgaaaggggggggtgagggccccctcgctcctccgccacctATCCGCTGTTCCCCTCGCCAATACATGTCATCCCCAATCATCACCTCTTGAGCGTGCTATGCCTACGCACATGGCTCAACGACATCGCCATTCAAACGCCCCACCCAACGCCTGTCGTGAAGATCAGCGTGCACGTGGCCCAAGCACCTCGATGGCGCTCAGTGGCCGCGGGTAGACGTAAATTTTTCGATCTCCTCTACGAACAGCTGGCGGAGTTGTGGGATGGTGAAGGCAGTGCCCTCGGCATCCCAACAGTATACTCGctccgcctcgcagccgccaATGTTTTCCTGAGGGCCGCGCACGTCCGACAGCCATGCATGAGCTATGGACTCTTTCGCCATGCGCCGCTTCTCGGGGTTGTAACAGAGCAGTCCAAAGATAAAGTCGACGAACTCGGCGTAGTAATCCTCCGGCGGGCGCGGCTGGGGCCGGGCGATAGTGGCGCCCTCAGCACCGAtagcctcctccagctctgtGTCGAAGCCATCGAAAAAGGTAGCCTCGtcgaagcggcgccgcagctcaGGGGCGTACTCCTCCAGCGTCTTCCCCTTGATagggggcagagaagagaggtagtgcaccgcctcctgcgACGTGCTCGGCGGCAGGTCACGTGCAAGGTCTGGTACGCCCAGCAGCTCCACTATTAAATTGATCTGGTTGATGTAGTCCTTGCCAGGGAAGAGCGGCTTGCCAGTGAACATCTCTGCTGCGAGGCATCCGACAGCCCACATATCAGCGCTGTAGCTGCAGTGCTtacacaccagcagcaactcTGGTGGCCGATACCATCGCGTGAAAACGTACTGCGTCATGGTGTCGTCGTGTCCGACACCGCGCGCGAGGCCAAAGTCGCCCAGCTTAAGGTTGCACTCCGAGTCTGTCAACAGATTCCCCGGCTTCAGGTCACGGTGAAGCACGTGGGCACTGTGAATGTACTGCAGTGCGCACAACAGCTGAAGAGTGAAGTACTGGCCGTGCCCGGCGGCGAGACGGATGCGCGGGGAGCGCAGGATTGCGTCCATGTCCGACTCCATCAAGTCGGTCACAACGTAGAGTTCGTTGTACGTGTCCACCGGGTCCGGGGACTTGAAGAGGTCCTTGAGAGAGAGGATATTTGGGTGGTTGAGATAGGCGAGCAGCTTCACCTCCCGCAAGACACGCTTTGCATCGACAGCGTCGTCGAAGAGGTGTGTCACCTTCTTGATCGCCACTGGCTCGTTGGTCACCGCGTCCACGGCGCTGCAAACAAAGCCGTACGCACCACGTCCAACAAAGTGCTGAACGTTGTAGCGCTCCGGCACCTCCAGGCGGTAGTCGTTCACACCAAAAACGTAAACCTTGTTGCCGGCTGCATTAGGACCCTCTACCTTGGTGAGCATCATCTTCGCCCGCTATCCCAATCCCTGCCAGCTCCTCTAGCC
It encodes the following:
- a CDS encoding kinesin, putative (TriTrypDB/GeneDB-style sysID: LpmP.30.0360); protein product: MSRPQASSKSAPKTISVFCRVRPLVPHEKSHTCNNITYDPNDNRAITVNRKTTTKAGEKKFMFNRVFQPNSTQKEVYEAFAKNAVDAAFDGQHGVLFVYGQTGSGKTFTISNDDPKNEGVLQQSMRDIWTKIANDTEHDYSCSVSYVQLYNEILTDLLDEKKGKVRIQLGTEGCGDVVLVSDGSGKGIEREVKDYNGTMNFFKTGLSRKEMASTAMNNTSSRSHTVFTLNISRCTKVTAVTVGGDSGGATVALDGRLVLCDLAGSERVSKTHAEGKTLDEATHINRSLLTLGKVVAALTANAQHAPFRESKLTRILQYSLMGNGNTSIVVNVSPSDENTEETFSAILFGQRASQIKQDAKRHEVLDYKALYLQLMADLDNKNDKTLEDALEEERGVFDDRINSLNDQVKILTEENGMLRNENKQLRQCVPPDKLKTIDETPASGVPAYEGASGGGSWAKANQELREVIKSRDEKLRTINEERLRLALVVAEEQRKCFQLAQKMRAFALRYKMEREQSSRRQDALTAELASVKGTDYLSALGTFDSSMSPASPGSPGSPRGGSDGEDYNELESARQQIRALRAERTDLIMYQKKAAEAIRVLASERDAALRKAA
- a CDS encoding endosomal integral membrane protein, putative (TriTrypDB/GeneDB-style sysID: LpmP.30.0370) is translated as MRRRQVHTAFSSVAATSRAVLCVVAVLLCWASSIAYGFSLSVVHDLGLEYSQGDTIHVLASTVTSRSKIVPLRWRNVFPCSAPLSKDTQPPLHRSIGQVLMGDTLEDSGIQLKVLSDRKCALICSASLNPLERERYEKRILSRYRAHLVLDGLPALEATPVDSNRHRIRMGFPLGNFSRGGPKGSVEVYNHVHFIVSYYLIASTEPPTVRIVKFEVEPRSVSHSGELGKDDTCAFPAVPNPQITSMEGIRFSYSVTWTLSTTPWKTRWDNYVDHDSHESRVHWYSILSVFLLVLLQSMFLWYILVRSVRRDILSYNEEDLLGDREDIGWKLVHGDVFRPPRRAVLLSVLVGTGMQVMCMTVASLFFAVVGMVSHSSRGMLLSLLVTFFVFFSSVNGVVTATLLKFFRRRSWQAISLTSIALPGFLFTAYLALNFIHLGSHAASTLPFASLLYLLALWLCVSVPLCFGGAVAGFSTNIAIPVKINAIPRTIPPQPWYLKGVLSYMAFGIVPLAASYVELQSIFSSVWLGTVYRMFSFLIVAFLLILVIVAQVSIFLTYYQLSLLNYHWWWRSFFASASYGAWMMLYCVVYYWFISIVKGFLGMVLFFGYMGLVCVSVSLMFGAVGFLASLVFVRIMFASVKVD
- the MPK12 gene encoding mitogen-activated protein kinase, putative (TriTrypDB/GeneDB-style sysID: LpmP.30.0380), translating into MMLTKVEGPNAAGNKVYVFGVNDYRLEVPERYNVQHFVGRGAYGFVCSAVDAVTNEPVAIKKVTHLFDDAVDAKRVLREVKLLAYLNHPNILSLKDLFKSPDPVDTYNELYVVTDLMESDMDAILRSPRIRLAAGHGQYFTLQLLCALQYIHSAHVLHRDLKPGNLLTDSECNLKLGDFGLARGVGHDDTMTQYVFTRWYRPPELLLVCKHCSYSADMWAVGCLAAEMFTGKPLFPGKDYINQINLIVELLGVPDLARDLPPSTSQEAVHYLSSLPPIKGKTLEEYAPELRRRFDEATFFDGFDTELEEAIGAEGATIARPQPRPPEDYYAEFVDFIFGLLCYNPEKRRMAKESIAHAWLSDVRGPQENIGGCEAERVYCWDAEGTAFTIPQLRQLFVEEIEKFTSTRGH